One Pleurocapsa minor HA4230-MV1 DNA segment encodes these proteins:
- a CDS encoding DUF4091 domain-containing protein, with protein MFNFSTNIAKTVILIFLTMIAVLSNSAISESEIKTDPLFWTASAMEAVELNQPSPILTDDDLARLRKINLKAAKGEYEAFQIVVQAPPGNLSNVNLTVSDLKNSQGELISKDNITLYREHYIKLDRPSYSGWPANPTRGQGWYADALIPFVDPNTGKDIQNAPLDAVPFNLAAGTNQPIWVDIFVPPSTAPGEYQGKFTIESDRGISEGQIDLTVWNFTLPVQPSIDSYFNIWENRGIEAQTLLLEHRLMPSQRIKYPDQQDAFKRLGVKSVNLPFWSGANYHTCQMDPAPSVNKLKEASAQYPSNLLKYVFSVDEIDLCKNLETPLKQWAKNIHQAGLKHLAVMKPRADLYDQIDIWVVNPLMHEEAKFEIQEVKKQGDEIWFYTGYSTDYSPLWHLDSPPINFRIPQGWIAQSLNLKGVLLARVDTWTENPWQEVPIYVQGDIDYPGIEMLFYPGDKVGLNQVVPSIRLKRIREGMEDYEYTEILKELGYQDWAMKIVRNVGANWTNWTKDTNSLDLARQKLGTKIHQLSQSS; from the coding sequence ATGTTTAACTTTTCCACTAACATCGCGAAGACCGTCATCTTAATATTTTTAACCATGATTGCTGTGTTGAGTAATTCGGCAATTAGCGAGAGTGAGATTAAAACCGATCCTTTGTTTTGGACTGCTTCAGCTATGGAAGCTGTTGAACTCAATCAACCTAGTCCAATCTTGACAGATGATGATTTGGCGAGGTTAAGAAAAATAAACTTAAAAGCAGCCAAAGGAGAATACGAAGCGTTTCAAATTGTCGTTCAAGCTCCACCAGGAAATCTGAGTAACGTTAATCTTACTGTGTCTGACTTAAAAAACTCTCAAGGAGAATTAATTAGCAAAGATAACATTACTCTCTATCGAGAACACTATATAAAACTCGATCGCCCTAGTTATTCAGGATGGCCAGCTAATCCCACTCGTGGTCAGGGATGGTATGCAGATGCTCTAATTCCCTTTGTCGATCCCAATACAGGTAAAGATATTCAAAATGCGCCATTGGATGCCGTGCCTTTTAATTTAGCAGCGGGAACAAATCAACCGATTTGGGTTGATATTTTTGTACCACCATCTACTGCTCCTGGAGAATATCAAGGAAAATTTACGATTGAAAGCGATCGCGGTATCTCCGAAGGTCAGATTGATTTAACAGTCTGGAATTTTACTCTACCCGTACAGCCATCAATAGATTCTTACTTTAATATTTGGGAAAACAGGGGAATTGAAGCACAAACATTGCTACTTGAACATAGATTAATGCCTAGTCAAAGAATTAAGTATCCAGATCAGCAAGATGCTTTTAAGAGATTGGGTGTCAAATCGGTGAATTTGCCTTTTTGGAGTGGAGCTAACTATCACACCTGCCAAATGGATCCTGCTCCCTCAGTAAATAAACTCAAAGAAGCTTCAGCTCAATATCCATCGAACTTATTGAAATACGTATTTTCGGTAGATGAAATCGATCTATGTAAAAATTTGGAAACCCCGTTAAAACAATGGGCAAAAAATATTCATCAAGCAGGATTGAAACATCTTGCCGTCATGAAACCCAGAGCAGATTTATACGATCAGATAGATATTTGGGTTGTAAATCCTTTAATGCATGAGGAAGCAAAATTTGAAATTCAGGAAGTAAAAAAGCAAGGAGATGAGATTTGGTTTTATACAGGATATAGTACAGATTATTCTCCTCTATGGCATTTGGATTCCCCACCGATTAATTTCCGTATTCCTCAAGGATGGATTGCCCAAAGTTTGAATTTAAAAGGTGTTCTTCTTGCACGAGTAGATACTTGGACAGAAAATCCTTGGCAAGAAGTACCGATTTATGTACAGGGGGATATAGATTATCCTGGCATAGAGATGTTGTTCTATCCAGGGGACAAAGTAGGTTTAAATCAGGTTGTTCCTTCCATTCGGCTTAAACGGATTAGAGAAGGAATGGAAGATTATGAATATACCGAAATCTTAAAAGAGCTTGGATATCAAGATTGGGCTATGAAAATTGTCAGAAATGTGGGAGCAAATTGGACAAATTGGACAAAAGACACTAATAGTTTAGATTTAGCTAGACAAAAATTAGGCACAAAAATTCATCAATTATCTCAGTCAAGTTAA
- a CDS encoding glycosyltransferase: MTDRKRITFFLDALHGGGAEKAVVNLLKGLAQRDEFDLDLVLATKEGPYLDLVPPEVRIVDLNSGRAIKATLPLISYLKENHPWAVIGNMGHVNVVASIAKELSGIKTKLVLVEQNTLSTSKSKLKRAKLVELLMKWLYPRADAVAGVSVGVARDLEQQLKLKKETVRVLNNPVVNEDLISKSQASLEHSWFTVDAPPVFLAVGRLNSQKDFPNLLNAFAQVRKQQVARLIILGEGEERQALEAIIGNLGIGEDVLLPGFVKNPYVYMKHASCFVLSSQAEGLPTVLIEAMACGCPVVSTDCPSGPEEILDRGTYGLLVPSKNSEALGEAMGKTLNNPLKQEILIQRANEYSTERVVAAYLSLLNEL, translated from the coding sequence ATGACTGATAGGAAACGCATTACTTTTTTTCTTGACGCCCTCCATGGTGGTGGTGCCGAAAAGGCAGTAGTTAATTTACTTAAAGGCTTAGCTCAACGAGATGAATTTGACCTAGATTTAGTTCTCGCTACTAAAGAGGGCCCTTATTTAGATTTAGTCCCCCCAGAAGTAAGAATTGTTGACCTGAATAGTGGTCGAGCAATCAAAGCCACCTTACCTTTGATCAGCTACCTGAAGGAAAATCATCCTTGGGCGGTGATTGGTAATATGGGTCATGTTAATGTCGTAGCTTCAATCGCTAAAGAATTATCAGGAATCAAGACTAAGCTAGTTTTGGTCGAACAGAATACATTATCTACCTCTAAAAGTAAGCTCAAGCGGGCGAAACTAGTTGAACTATTGATGAAATGGTTATATCCTCGTGCTGATGCAGTGGCAGGAGTTTCCGTAGGTGTTGCTCGTGATTTAGAACAACAGTTAAAACTAAAGAAAGAAACAGTTAGGGTACTTAATAATCCTGTAGTTAATGAAGATTTAATTAGTAAAAGCCAAGCTAGTTTAGAACACTCTTGGTTTACTGTCGATGCGCCACCAGTATTTTTAGCGGTGGGCAGATTAAATTCACAGAAAGATTTTCCTAATTTGTTGAATGCTTTTGCTCAGGTAAGAAAACAGCAAGTAGCCCGTTTAATTATTTTAGGAGAAGGGGAAGAGCGTCAAGCCTTAGAAGCAATTATTGGTAATTTGGGTATTGGTGAGGATGTTTTATTACCTGGTTTTGTTAAAAATCCCTATGTCTATATGAAACACGCCAGTTGCTTTGTTCTCTCCTCTCAAGCAGAGGGATTACCTACGGTACTGATTGAAGCGATGGCTTGTGGTTGTCCCGTTGTGTCTACAGACTGTCCTAGTGGACCAGAAGAAATTTTAGATCGCGGAACTTATGGCTTGTTGGTTCCGAGCAAAAATTCTGAAGCTTTAGGGGAAGCAATGGGCAAAACTCTCAACAATCCTCTTAAACAGGAAATTTTAATCCAGCGTGCCAATGAATATTCTACTGAAAGAGTCGTAGCAGCATATTTATCTTTGCTCAACGAACTATAA
- a CDS encoding O-antigen ligase family protein — MISSTESKNQTKATFITYYQGFLAIASTLVFFTRSDVYFNNHHGLPIPLVWMLGFLVASVPLFISLLSRLQDLSRPLVIWSGFYIAASFISILIQPVLPKQQYLEDQYRTIIFLIMMLGIFAYHPLVTKWVKQTILFVTLCNILLYIYEFFYPLAFYVEQRAPGRSSGVYEDSNVAGIALVVGMISTIDIIKPRYRLFYALLIFVGITPTFSRGSIAGWFVVMGFLIIKKIIPRHQMPLLIVFFMVTISILSTQLGQLKYLKGSDGKTLFNKDSLARVEFLLNPLEQKDGSKASREDHVKVAWEKFSRHPFIGNGLGSGENTATLSTTGVAQRSHNTYLDQMVEFGFLGAFFFPSLLLASVWQAEGEFKKQGAAFVVFIMFQGFFSHTLMNEFCSLIFYAIMANLAKHSSETSILNS; from the coding sequence ATGATTAGTTCAACCGAATCAAAAAATCAGACAAAAGCTACCTTCATAACTTATTATCAAGGATTTTTGGCGATCGCATCTACCCTAGTATTTTTTACTAGATCAGATGTATATTTTAATAATCATCATGGGTTGCCCATTCCTTTAGTTTGGATGTTAGGGTTTTTGGTGGCATCTGTCCCCCTCTTTATCTCTTTGCTAAGTAGACTTCAAGATTTGTCCAGACCTCTGGTAATTTGGTCTGGCTTCTATATTGCAGCATCATTTATTTCAATTTTAATACAACCAGTGCTTCCCAAGCAGCAGTATTTAGAAGATCAATATCGCACAATTATCTTTTTGATTATGATGCTAGGGATTTTTGCTTATCATCCTCTAGTAACCAAATGGGTTAAGCAGACAATTCTATTTGTAACTTTGTGTAATATATTATTATATATTTATGAATTTTTTTATCCCTTGGCTTTCTATGTAGAACAACGGGCTCCAGGAAGATCATCTGGAGTTTATGAAGATTCTAATGTCGCTGGGATTGCACTGGTTGTGGGAATGATTTCCACTATTGACATAATTAAACCTAGATACCGTTTATTTTATGCTCTATTAATATTTGTTGGCATTACACCAACTTTTTCTCGAGGTTCAATTGCTGGGTGGTTTGTAGTCATGGGTTTTTTAATTATCAAGAAAATCATTCCTCGCCACCAAATGCCTCTTTTAATAGTATTTTTTATGGTCACAATTTCGATTTTATCGACTCAACTTGGTCAACTTAAATATTTAAAAGGTTCTGATGGTAAAACTTTATTTAACAAAGATTCCCTGGCAAGGGTGGAATTTTTGCTCAATCCTTTAGAACAAAAAGATGGCTCTAAAGCCTCTCGTGAAGATCATGTCAAGGTTGCTTGGGAAAAATTCTCGAGGCATCCTTTTATTGGTAATGGCTTGGGTTCTGGAGAAAATACTGCCACCCTCTCCACCACAGGAGTGGCTCAAAGAAGTCACAATACCTATTTAGATCAGATGGTAGAATTTGGCTTTTTAGGCGCTTTTTTTTTCCCTTCCTTACTCTTAGCATCTGTTTGGCAAGCAGAAGGAGAATTCAAAAAACAAGGGGCAGCTTTTGTGGTTTTTATTATGTTTCAGGGATTTTTTAGCCATACCCTGATGAATGAATTCTGCTCATTAATTTTTTACGCTATTATGGCAAACCTAGCTAAACACAGTAGTGAAACCAGTATTCTTAATAGTTAA